Proteins encoded together in one Acanthochromis polyacanthus isolate Apoly-LR-REF ecotype Palm Island chromosome 12, KAUST_Apoly_ChrSc, whole genome shotgun sequence window:
- the gnb3a gene encoding guanine nucleotide-binding protein G(I)/G(S)/G(T) subunit beta-3a gives MGEMEQLRKEADSLKDQITAARKAVQDTTLQEASASITVVGRVQMKTRKTLRGHLAKIYAMHWSTDSKLCVSASQDGKLIVWDSITTNKVNAIPLKSSWVMTCAYAPSGNMVACGGLDNMCSIYNLKGKDGNVKVMRELAAHTGYLSCCRFLSDSEIITSSGDCTCVLWDIETGTQKTVFAGHQGDCMSLAVSPDFKFFISGACDFTAKLWDIREGNCRQTFGGHESDINAIGFFPNGNAVITGSDDATCKLYDLRADQELITYQDSGIMCGVTSLAPSLSGRLLLAGYDDFNVNIWDALKSERVGVLAGHDNRVSCIGVSSDGMACCTGSWDSFLKIWN, from the exons ATGGGTGAAATGGAGCAACTGAGGAAGGAGGCCGACAGTCTCAAAGACCAGATCACG GCGGCCCGGAAGGCGGTGCAGGACACCACCCTGCAGGAGGCGTCGGCCAGCATCACTGTGGTGGGTCGAGTCCAGATGAAGACCAGGAAAACGCTCAGAGGTCACCTGGCCAAGATCTACGCCATGCACTGGTCCACCGACTCCAA GTTGTGTGTCAGTGCGTCCCAGGATGGAAAGCTGATTGTGTGGGACAGCATCACAACCAACAAG gtgaACGCCATCCCCCTGAAGTCGTCCTGGGTGATGACCTGTGCGTACGCCCCGTCAGGAAACATGGTGGCCTGCGGCGGTCTGGACAACATGTGCTCCATCTACAACCTGAAGGGCAAAGATGGAAACGTGAAGGTGATGCGAGAGCTGGCGGCGCACACAG GTTACCTGTCCTGCTGCCGCTTCCTGAGCGACAGCGAGATCATCACCAGCTCAGGAGACTGTACCTG CGTTCTGTGGGACATCGAGACGGGAACCCAGAAGACGGTGTTTGCTGGACATCAGGGCGACTGCATGTCTCTGGCCGTTTCTCCAGACTTCAAATTCTTCATCTCAGGCGCCTGCGACTTCACGGCCAAGCTGTGGGACATCAGGGAGGGAAACTGCAGGCAGACGTTTGGAGGCCACGAGAGCGACATCAACGCCATCGGG TTCTTCCCCAACGGTAACGCCGTGATCACCGGCTCTGACGATGCCACCTGTAAACTGTACGACCTCCGGGCCGACCAGGAGCTCATCACCTACCAGGACTCCGGCATCATGTGTGGCGTCACCTCTCTGGCTCCGTCGCTGTCGGGACGCCTCCTCCTGGCCGGATACGACGACTTCAACGTCAACATCTGGGACGCTCTGAAATCCGAGAGAGTTG GTGTGCTGGCGGGTCACGACAACAGGGTGAGCTGCATCGGCGTGTCCTCAGACGGGATGGCGTGTTGCACTGGATCCTGGGACAGCTTCCTGAAGATCTGgaactga
- the cdca3 gene encoding cell division cycle-associated protein 3 isoform X2, translated as MGSSESKMPAAIKPEPAVKKSHISHLIDPRSPSTGIDRTPIQVGAFVSKTSDELKSENASAFSDPRSPTVGVSRTPVRDVMTATVGSFARRLGLLFHSETQNNQKTFVEEELPSTEPLLSPTHLDTPVLQNLSDSSPFMILEEPQVEVETEADMSLEEATESPLHKRLSLSLITCHEGATSSTVLAEVHHEGSSFTEPSVEVEPLQDPVEHSYALPAVSVEPESAEASVPSAEDGSPAPSEEPEPEPASADATEPQPPCSSAGPSTGIRCPTFDPRSPSQVVFKPQWLGRGFGAPGVRSRAVHAGKRGSSPLAVRVAVKNVTNENKGHCGKAKQKGSEGRSPLQILKETNSPRDQRSQMKLKVSTPDKQRSGPTGRRVLVSLDKENR; from the exons atGGGATCCAGTGAGAGTAAAATGCCTGCAGCGATAAAACCAGAACCAGCCGTCAAAAAGAGTCACATCAGTCACCTGATCGATCCGCGCTCTCCCTCCACCGGCATCGATCGGACCCCCATCCAG GTTGGTGCTTTTGTGTCCAAAACATCTGATGAGCTGAAGAGTGAGAATGCTTCAGCCTTCAGTGATCCTCGTTCACCGACCGTCGGCGTCAGCAGGACGCCTGTCAGAGACGTCATGACAG CCACCGTCGGGTCCTTCGCCCGTCGCCTCGGCTTGTTGTTCCACAGCGAGACTCAGAACAATCAGAAGACCTTCGTGGAGGAGGAGCTGCCGTCCACTGAGCCGCTCCTCAGCCCGacacacctggacacacctGTGCTGCAGAACCTGAGCGACTCGAGTCCTTTCATGATCCTGGAGGAGCCTCAGGTGGAGGTGGAGACGGAGGCAGACATGAGCCTGGAGGAGGCCACAGAGTCTCCTCTACACAAGAGGCTGAGTCTGAGTCTGATCACCTGCCATGAAGGAGCCACGTCCTCCACCGTCCTCGCTGAGGTCCACCACGAAGGTTCTTCATTTACAGAACCCAGTGTGGAGGTGGAACCTCTGCAGGATCCTGTGGAACACTCTTATGCTCTTCCTGCTGTCAGTGTAGAACCAGAGTCTGCTGAGGCTTCTGTTCCCTCTGCAGAGGACGGTTCTCCTGCACCGTCagaggaaccagaaccagaaccggcCTCTGCAGATGCCACAGAACCTCAGCCTCCGTGTTCCTCCGCTGGTCCCAGCACCGGCATCCGCTGCCCCACCTTCGACCCCAGGAGCCCCAGTCAGGTGGTGTTCAAACCCCAGTGGCTGGGGAGGGGCTTCGGGGCTCCGGGGGTCCGATCCAGagcagtgcatgctgggaaaagAGGCTCCTCCCCCCTGGCTGTCCGTGTGGCTGTGAAGAACGTGACCAATGAGAACAAGGGGCATTGTGGGAAAGCGAAGCAGAAAG GAAGCGAAGGCCGCTCCCCGCTGCAGATCCTGAAGGAGACCAACTCGCCTCGGGACCAGCGTTCTCAG ATGAAGCTGAAGGTTTCCACTCCAGACAAACAGAGGTCCGGTCCGACAGGCCGCCGGGTTCTGGTTTCTCTGGATAAGGAGAACCGATGA
- the cdca3 gene encoding cell division cycle-associated protein 3 isoform X1, producing MGSSESKMPAAIKPEPAVKKSHISHLIDPRSPSTGIDRTPIQVGAFVSKTSDELKSENASAFSDPRSPTVGVSRTPVRDVMTATVGSFARRLGLLFHSETQNNQKTFVEEELPSTEPLLSPTHLDTPVLQNLSDSSPFMILEEPQVEVETEADMSLEEATESPLHKRLSLSLITCHEGATSSTVLAEVHHEGSSFTEPSVEVEPLQDPVEHSYALPAVSVEPESAEASVPSAEDGSPAPSEEPEPEPASADATEPQPPCSSAGPSTGIRCPTFDPRSPSQVVFKPQWLGRGFGAPGVRSRAVHAGKRGSSPLAVRVAVKNVTNENKGHCGKAKQKGSEGRSPLQILKETNSPRDQRSQVQMKLKVSTPDKQRSGPTGRRVLVSLDKENR from the exons atGGGATCCAGTGAGAGTAAAATGCCTGCAGCGATAAAACCAGAACCAGCCGTCAAAAAGAGTCACATCAGTCACCTGATCGATCCGCGCTCTCCCTCCACCGGCATCGATCGGACCCCCATCCAG GTTGGTGCTTTTGTGTCCAAAACATCTGATGAGCTGAAGAGTGAGAATGCTTCAGCCTTCAGTGATCCTCGTTCACCGACCGTCGGCGTCAGCAGGACGCCTGTCAGAGACGTCATGACAG CCACCGTCGGGTCCTTCGCCCGTCGCCTCGGCTTGTTGTTCCACAGCGAGACTCAGAACAATCAGAAGACCTTCGTGGAGGAGGAGCTGCCGTCCACTGAGCCGCTCCTCAGCCCGacacacctggacacacctGTGCTGCAGAACCTGAGCGACTCGAGTCCTTTCATGATCCTGGAGGAGCCTCAGGTGGAGGTGGAGACGGAGGCAGACATGAGCCTGGAGGAGGCCACAGAGTCTCCTCTACACAAGAGGCTGAGTCTGAGTCTGATCACCTGCCATGAAGGAGCCACGTCCTCCACCGTCCTCGCTGAGGTCCACCACGAAGGTTCTTCATTTACAGAACCCAGTGTGGAGGTGGAACCTCTGCAGGATCCTGTGGAACACTCTTATGCTCTTCCTGCTGTCAGTGTAGAACCAGAGTCTGCTGAGGCTTCTGTTCCCTCTGCAGAGGACGGTTCTCCTGCACCGTCagaggaaccagaaccagaaccggcCTCTGCAGATGCCACAGAACCTCAGCCTCCGTGTTCCTCCGCTGGTCCCAGCACCGGCATCCGCTGCCCCACCTTCGACCCCAGGAGCCCCAGTCAGGTGGTGTTCAAACCCCAGTGGCTGGGGAGGGGCTTCGGGGCTCCGGGGGTCCGATCCAGagcagtgcatgctgggaaaagAGGCTCCTCCCCCCTGGCTGTCCGTGTGGCTGTGAAGAACGTGACCAATGAGAACAAGGGGCATTGTGGGAAAGCGAAGCAGAAAG GAAGCGAAGGCCGCTCCCCGCTGCAGATCCTGAAGGAGACCAACTCGCCTCGGGACCAGCGTTCTCAGGTACAG ATGAAGCTGAAGGTTTCCACTCCAGACAAACAGAGGTCCGGTCCGACAGGCCGCCGGGTTCTGGTTTCTCTGGATAAGGAGAACCGATGA